TAGACAACTGCCACTTCTCCCAGGTCGTCTTTAACAATGTGGAGAAGTTTTATGTTCCCGGAGGAGATGTAAACTGTCATTATACCCTTACCCAGAACATCGTTCCTCGTGGGAAGGACTGGGTGGGCATCTTCCGGGTAAGTGAATACTCTGAAACCAGATGTGTCGAGTATGAGAAGGCGGCAGCCGGCACAAACAAATAGCTTGGGCTTTGATAGAACAGGCTTGgggaatttttttcagtcataaCCTTGTGTAATGGAACATCGTTATTGTGCCTAGGGACAAAGTGCCAGACCTGTTGTGACCAGAACAACTTCAAGGCTAATCAAACACTCTGATTATCCATTCGTGCATATAGACCACAACTCTTAGAAGTCAGGATATCAATGCAAAAGTCTTCCCAGTAACTGAGGAAATATTGTCCCTTCACCATAGGATAACCATGAACTCTGTGATGCCATATAACAATTGTGCTGTTGCAGGTGGGATGGAAAACAACCCGGGATTATTACACATTCATGTGGGCTCCTCTGCCCAGTGGCACTCCCAGCAAGACAGCCGTGCAGCAACAGATCCAGTTCAAAGGTGAGTCGAGAGCTTGGGGCACTCAGGGACTGTGTGTGCACGTGCCCACACAATAAGCCACCAATAAGCACCGCATTAGGAATTGCGGAATATCTGTAGGACCACGTTTTGGGAGAGTTATTTCAAAACCTGTAATAAATCACAAAATTTCCAATCTGCTAAATTCCACCATCCTGACTGAGTGATATTGTTTGTGTTCTTACCACTGGCACCAAGATGGTGCAGGTTCAATATTGAACTAGGATGTCTCAGTTTTCTGAGGTTCTCACTTTCTGTGCTATGTAGTTAAGAGACTTGAATAATTAGAAGCTGCATATGACGGGGTTGTTGTGTCTGTCTGAAGCTTACTACCTACCGAAAGATGATGAATACTACCAGTTCTGCTACATCGACCAGGATGGCATGATCCGGGGAGCCAGTGTGCCTTTCCAGTTCAGAGCAGACACTGAGGATGATATCCTGGTGGTTACCACAGAGGTAGGTGtcctctcttcccctgctttttcctgcctctgcctttaGTGGCATATGCTCATTGCTGACGTGGAGGGACCTGGTAAATCGGATGCCAAGCTAGAACTCGGTGGACTTGGTTTCTAttcttggctttgctgctggTCTGTCACACAAATTTGGGCAGCCTTTGTTTCTCTACCTGCCATTTATCAGACCAGTTTACTTAGATTGTGAGCTCTTTGTACGGGGGGTGGGGCACGACTTAAATACATAGCGTTTTCAGGgccttttgaatatttttaaatgaaactctCGTTTTCATGGAAACAGTCTCCCGTTAGATGGGAGTAAGAGCGTGCACATGGACAATAATTGAGGTGCCAAGCGCTCTTACTTTGCAGTGTCTTTCAGTAATGACTACGCTGCACACATGGTCCTAATCTAACAAAATGCAAGAAGCCCCAAACCTCTGCCTCCGCTGACTTGTGTGGGCACAGAAGGCATTGAGCATCTCCAGGGACCAGGGGTAGTGTGTGCTCAGTATTCAAGAATTGGGCTGATGGTGGGCTTTGGACAGACgggagagggaagcagcagcctgggctgtgCTAGAGGTGAAGGCACGGGGAGGGACACAGTGtgcccctctgcagagctcctcTTTCTTGGCTCTTTGCACTGTGCTATTTGGAGAGTagcttttcagtgctgctgttacGACAGAACAACTTTGTTGCTTGCCAGGGAGAAGTGGAGGAGATTGAACTACGAAACAAAAATTTGTGTAAAGAAAACGAGGAGCTGAAAGCAAGCTGTGCGAGtctccagaaacaaaacaccgATCTGCAGGAAGAGCTCAGCAAGACACAGGTAAACAAAAAAAGTTCATCTACTAAGTCAGAAGCTTTAAGCCTGCAAGGTGAAGAGGGACTGAATCAGGTCTTGTTCCACTGTATGCTTCCAGGAGAAAATTAACGAGGTTTCTCCCATATTATCTGTTTAATTCTTTACAAATCATACAATGCTCCTACTGTAAGAAGAACAATAACAATGAACAAGAGGCATCAGCAGCCCCAGAAGTCaggaagggatgggaaggaaaggggaatgCTCATAAATGTTTGTAGGCTGTCCCAAAACGGCATTATCGTtaccttttcctccttcagttTTGCTCAGGGCTTAATATCAGTTAAACGGGGCCTGAAGGAAGAGTCAGGATGCAAAGGAGAGATTTCCCTCCTTCAGGTGGGCTGCCTGCAAATGCTGCTTTGAGGGATTTTGCAGTTCCAGTGGAGAGCAGGACTGTGCTTGGGTCCCACTTACCTCCTGTCGACCTGACTGTGGTTTTCAGGAGCTGCAGAACAGCTTAGAGACTCTGAGGAGCAACACAGagaagctggagctggagctgaattCCCTCAAAAAGGAGAACAAACGTCTCAAGGAGCTGGATGACTGCAGAGGGGCAGAACTGCAACGGTAAGTGTATTTAGAGTATATCTCAACACAGGATTTCATGCAAGCACCTTGCCTTTATGGATTAGATTTCGGTCCGTGAAAGTGTGGTGTGTTTTGATCTGTTCTGAGTAGACTCAAAGAGCAAATTAAGAATGTGACCGTTGACAAGGAGAGCCTGGAAACCAGACTGAAAACAGCCCTGGATCACTTGGATCAGCTGCAGGTAACTAACATACAGCTGCCCtcttttgctgtgctttgcctCTGACAGAGAACTGAGCCACCTTGAGCAAATACGCGGGGTGTGACTTTCTTTTTGGATTACGTGGGTTCTTTGGGAAAATGCCCACCTTGGATTTGCTTTGACCTCCAGGAAACGTCAAGAAGCCGGTGTTCTGGAAGGAAGGGTAGAGGGGGGTGTGCTAACAGAAACTGCAAACGCTTAATTCCCTGAAAGCATGCCTTTTGCCTGCTCATTAAGTTGACCAAAGTCAGACTTGCTTACGTCCCGCTAGCTAAGGGTCCCGGCAGAAAACACTTCTGTTGTGAAAAACATTCTAAAATTATGTTCAGTACTTGGGTGAAAACAGGACTTCTGTCTGGGAGGTATGTGAGGGGAGAGGATGGACTGAAAATAGCTTGGCTGTTAGGTCTGGGACAGGGAGACCCAGGGCAATGGGCTAACCATCCGGCTACAGCgcctctgctcttctctgttCTCTGACTTCCCAGACTAGGAGCATCATGTTGAaacttcatagaatcacagaatggtttgggttggaagggacctctaaaggctatctagtccaaccccctgcagtgagcagggacatcttcaacgagaccaggttgctcagagcccggTCAATCTGACCTTGGATGTCTCTAGCGACTGGGCATCgaccgcctctctgggcaacccattccagtgtttcaccactgtcatagtaaaaatttttttccttatatccagtctaaatctaacctcctttagtttaaaactatcaccccttgtcctgtcacaacaggccttgctaaagaggttgcccctATCCttcctttaagtactggaaggccgcaataaggtctgcctgcagcctctTCTTCTCTGTGCTGAACAACCACAAccctcccagcccggcctcacagcagaggggctccagccctcaggtcatttttgtggccccctctggacccactccaacaggtccatgtccttgtgctgaggAGCCCGGAGCTGGAGGcggcactgcaggggggtctcacagagcggagcagaggggcaggaccccctccctcgccctgctgcccgcgctgctggggatgcagcccaggggatGGCTGGCTTCcgggctgcgagcgcacattgttggctcatgtccagctcttcattcaccagtacccccgagtccttctccacagggctgctctcagtctcttcatcccccagcctgtgttgataCTGGgtcctgacccaggtgcaggaccttgtacttgttgaacctcatgaggttctcccAGGCCCTCCTCTCCAGCTtgcccaggtctctctggatgacatcccgtccttctggtgtgtcaactgcaccactcagcttggtgtcatctgcaaacttgctgagggtgtgctcgatcccactgtctgtgtcattgatagagatattaaatagtactggtcccaatacggatccctgagggacaccactcatcaccagtctccatctgggcattgagccattgaccacgACTGTCTGGATGccaccatccaaccaattcctcatccaccaaacagtccacccatcaaatctgtataTCGCGAGTTTAgtagaaggatgctgtgggggaccatgtcaaaggccttacagaagtccagacagatgacatctgcagctcttcccttgtccgttgatgcagtcactccatcatagaaggccactaggttggtcaggtaggacttgcccttggtgaagctgtgctggctgtctCGGATCACccccctgtcctccatgtgccttagaAACTTAGAAAGCTCCTCATAGAACGTACAAACGAATACTCTGTTCTGATGAAGACATCAGCTCCTGTATATCCCCATGTAACTATTCTCAATTTCTACAAAggttttaatagaaaaatgtttgcggaagaaaaaaattaagcagccAGAGGATCTGGAGCTTTGCCTTCTGCAGCAAAAGGCGCCGGCGCTCCTCACTCAGAGCTGTTTGAGTTTCACTTTCTGTGCACCCTTCTTTCTTCCTAGGTTCAAGTGTTGATTTATCAGAAGGAAGTGGAAAGCCTGTCTCGTACGGACTGTGAAAAGACAGAGCAGCTTGaaaatttaaaggaagagaACCGCCAGTTACACATGAGTAGAACTCAACAGGTAAAGCCTTCCCTGGGTATCACGGTGCTTGGGGGAGCCGGGGCGGAGAGGATGAGGCAGCCTCGGCAGTGAGCAGGTACAAATATTGCTCAGTCTTACAAGAATCGAGGGGATTCCATGACAGAAAATGTCCGTGGTGGCATGGGTGCCCACATAGGCAGTTCTGTGAACACACCACCTGACAGGTTCTTACAGCATATGCTTATTCTTATCGTATGTTCTAGTTTTGGAAGAAACGCCTGTATAACTAGGCATTGTCGTTCCGATTCTCTGTAGTAGGGAAATTCTGCTGTCGCTGTCTTGATCTCTTATGAGTCAGCCCAAGGGATAAAGTAAAGGATATGAAAGAATAGCGCAGCATGCTGTGGcatttctctctgctgaagAAACCATCACTGGCAGTGCCTGAGGCCGTCATATCACCTCTAGCCCTTTGCTCTGAGTGACCTTCTAAAGGTGcttctctctctgtgtgtgctACTCAGGAAGCTTTTGGAGGCTCTGCTCGGACTTCAGCATTGAAAATGAGATGCCTAAAATAGGTGATGTGATCACCTCCACTGTGATGCCAAATGTTCCGGATTCTGAGGGTGTGATACTTTGAGAATGGCTGCAGAATCCCATAGTACTCTAGCTTATCTGATTTACTGGTTTAATTTAAGAGTCAGCTGCAAGATTAATTCCTAAGGATGTGCTGGCTCTCCGCAGTCAATGCAAGTCTCACAGCACCAGGAAACCTGGTGAAACAACACATTCCTTTAAATTCCTCACAACCATGATTGTGTCTTAACAATAATTGGTCAATAGCTGCCCGGTTTTCTAAGGTGGCTTCTTGGATTTGGGTCATTTCAGTAACAATGGCTGCCAAGGCCTGTGAAGTAAAATGCATATCTTTTACCAGTGCACAAATAATTAGTTTTATAATGCGGTAATTCATAGTTACCCCGGCTCCAGGGGTGAGAATGGCAGCTGCTGTGATTTCACTTGGGCTATATAAAATGCTTTGTGAATCCCAGTTATTAGGTAGCTGATGAATAATTCTTCTTTTTAGCAATTCATGTTGcaaatcttttttatttacaagCAAGGGAGCCAATCTTCCGATAGAACAAGGGCCTCCAGTTATATTCCCTGGAACATAAGTATAAGCCAATCTTCCACTAAGTAAGAACCATCCCAAAGGTAATCGAGTATGGGCCGAGGCGTAACTTGTGGTCCCGCTTCTTTTACAAGTCAGCGGGGGTCGTAATCGTGCCAGATTGTCACATTTTGAAGTGTAATTTACAAAAGTAACACAGTTCTTAGCAGGGAGCATCCCTTGTACCCTGACTTTTAGCATTCCTCTTTCTTTACTTCTAATAGTTCTTGCCAGGCTGTAGAGGCTGCTGTAGGctacatttatttcaaatgctttgaGCATGGTATAATTCTTTAATAGTTCTAGTGGAGTGGGAACTCCTATCACGCATGAACTATACATCTCTCCTACTGAATTCCCAGATCCAATACAGATGGAGGATCTGTTGGTTACCTCTCGGGCCAGTAATTCCCACAGATTTTGATTCCTGTCCCATCATGGTAGCATAATCTGTGAAGCACTTGTTCTGATAATCTGGATGGGAAAACCTACAACAATGAACCATTTAATTATTAGTTTCACAAATAATTATCCAATATCATATAAACCTGTTTCCCTGGATACAATCTTAAATAATTCAATACTGGATACAATTTAGCTTTAATTTCAAGGGTCCCTTTGGAGTGGAAGTCTACGGAGGTACTCCGTTGGGCTAACTTCTTGCATTCGCGGTGCCATTCTGATTCTAAGTAATGCCAAGGACAAAACCTTGGTCCGTTTCATCTGGGTTTCTTGATgtaattttctaatttgttgTTTAATTGTTTGATTCATCCTTGCCACATTCCCACTAGATTGTGGTCTCCATGGAGTGTGTAAATCCCATTtaatctgcaaaatattttgaaacttctTGAATAATTTCTGCTACAAAGTGGGGTCCTCTGTCTGATGAAAATCCCTCAGGGACTCCAAAtctatgtattatttattttaaaagcacttttacTACCTCTCTGACTTTGTTGGTGCAACACAGGAAAGCCTCTGGCTTTCCTCTGAAAAGGTACTGAC
The DNA window shown above is from Phalacrocorax aristotelis chromosome 23, bGulAri2.1, whole genome shotgun sequence and carries:
- the CALCOCO2 gene encoding calcium-binding and coiled-coil domain-containing protein 2 produces the protein MDETPDEPPTSAVILDNCHFSQVVFNNVEKFYVPGGDVNCHYTLTQNIVPRGKDWVGIFRVGWKTTRDYYTFMWAPLPSGTPSKTAVQQQIQFKAYYLPKDDEYYQFCYIDQDGMIRGASVPFQFRADTEDDILVVTTEGEVEEIELRNKNLCKENEELKASCASLQKQNTDLQEELSKTQELQNSLETLRSNTEKLELELNSLKKENKRLKELDDCRGAELQRLKEQIKNVTVDKESLETRLKTALDHLDQLQVQVLIYQKEVESLSRTDCEKTEQLENLKEENRQLHMSRTQQELQNSLETLRSNTEKLELELNSLKKENKRLKELDDCRGAELQRLKEQIKNVTVDKESLETRLKTALDHLDQLQVQVLIYQKEVESLSRTDCEKTEQLENLKEENRQLHMSRTQQKLREENDELLRHLLQTREVSAFSVASEAQAPIPAPEVEGLLFGNPYCVAGANLGAGAADIASIRKCPMCDEVFPEDIETSQYEAHVHSHLLECPLCSEAFEKSKKQVFDDHILCHGLE